In Rhodoligotrophos defluvii, a genomic segment contains:
- a CDS encoding hydantoinase/oxoprolinase family protein, whose product MSDREIGVTTALERIRLGIDVGGTFTDAALEADGRLWTAKVLTTHAAPDDGVIQVMDRVLSQAGISADRLDLVIHGTTLATNALIERKGAKTAMLTTAGVRDVVQIGFEQRFDLYDLHIEMPVPLVPRSFRFPVRERMSATGRELMPLNMEDVEDAAAKIEQAQIDAVAVCFLHSYIEPQHEELVGEYLSKKLPRLFISLSSEVAPEMREFERFSTACANAYVQPKMASYLQRLESRLHNRGVRSPLLLMLSGGGLTTIDTAIKFPVRLVESGPAGGAVFASELALQNGLNDIVSFDMGGTTAKICLIDDGQPQTSRLFEVARVYRFKKGSGMPLRIPVIEMVEIGAGGGSIARLDNLQRVNVGPESAGSEPGPVCYARGGAAPTVTDADLVLGRISPAGFDGGKFPLENAAASAAVEQTIGKGLGLNAAESAAAIVNVVDENMAAATRIHAAESGKTLNHRTLVAFGGAAPLHVAAIARKLGVRSFLIPTAAGVGSAVGFLWAPVSYEIARTKPELLAAADLEEVSAFLDRMAEAAIAIVCPAARTPDLVEARAVTMRYRGQGYEITVPVPAKGLSEADRGPMLEMFEERYRQVYGRTVPGAEPEFMTWSVRISEPPPARRSVASKAPEYIPTDMGTREIFDPTQFQMQTCQLYDRSELKPGAIVQGPAIIEEQETSTLIPPNMRASVLSTGAILCEELAPSSELEKKEDLIDA is encoded by the coding sequence ATGAGCGACAGGGAGATAGGGGTGACGACAGCTCTCGAAAGAATTCGCCTCGGAATCGACGTGGGAGGCACCTTCACGGATGCGGCGCTGGAGGCGGACGGCCGACTGTGGACGGCCAAGGTCTTGACCACGCACGCCGCGCCGGACGATGGGGTCATACAGGTCATGGACCGCGTGCTCTCACAGGCCGGAATTTCTGCCGACCGGTTGGACCTCGTCATCCACGGCACGACCCTGGCTACCAACGCGCTCATCGAGCGCAAGGGTGCCAAGACGGCCATGTTAACGACAGCGGGCGTGCGGGACGTCGTTCAGATTGGCTTCGAGCAGCGCTTTGATCTCTACGACCTCCATATCGAAATGCCGGTTCCGCTCGTGCCGCGAAGCTTCCGGTTTCCGGTGCGCGAAAGGATGAGTGCCACCGGGCGCGAGTTAATGCCGCTCAATATGGAGGATGTCGAGGACGCTGCGGCCAAGATCGAGCAGGCGCAAATAGATGCAGTCGCCGTGTGCTTCCTTCACAGCTACATAGAGCCTCAGCATGAGGAGCTGGTCGGCGAGTATCTGTCCAAAAAGCTGCCTCGCCTCTTCATTTCCCTATCGAGCGAAGTTGCTCCGGAGATGCGCGAGTTCGAACGCTTCTCGACGGCCTGCGCGAATGCCTATGTGCAGCCCAAAATGGCAAGTTACCTGCAGAGGCTTGAGAGCCGCCTTCATAACAGGGGGGTGCGGTCGCCACTGCTTCTCATGCTGTCGGGCGGCGGCCTGACCACGATCGACACTGCGATCAAGTTCCCGGTGCGATTGGTGGAATCCGGCCCCGCAGGTGGAGCCGTGTTCGCTTCGGAACTGGCTCTGCAAAACGGACTCAACGACATCGTTTCCTTCGATATGGGCGGCACGACAGCCAAGATCTGCCTAATCGACGACGGACAACCGCAGACCTCCCGGCTTTTCGAGGTGGCGCGTGTATACCGCTTCAAGAAAGGCAGCGGCATGCCTCTGCGCATTCCCGTCATTGAGATGGTCGAGATCGGCGCGGGAGGAGGATCGATCGCTCGGCTTGACAACCTGCAAAGAGTAAACGTTGGACCGGAGAGCGCCGGGTCTGAGCCGGGGCCGGTCTGCTATGCGAGGGGCGGCGCGGCGCCCACTGTGACCGATGCCGATCTGGTCTTGGGGCGTATCTCCCCCGCAGGCTTCGACGGCGGAAAGTTTCCGCTCGAAAATGCGGCCGCATCCGCCGCTGTTGAGCAGACCATCGGCAAGGGGCTGGGATTGAACGCAGCGGAAAGTGCCGCTGCCATCGTCAATGTGGTCGACGAAAACATGGCGGCAGCCACGCGCATACATGCGGCCGAAAGCGGTAAGACGCTCAATCATCGCACGCTCGTCGCCTTCGGCGGTGCCGCTCCCCTCCATGTCGCCGCTATCGCACGCAAGCTTGGGGTCCGGAGTTTCTTGATCCCCACTGCCGCTGGCGTCGGCTCCGCCGTGGGTTTTCTGTGGGCGCCGGTCTCCTATGAGATCGCGCGGACGAAGCCGGAGCTGCTGGCCGCGGCCGATTTGGAAGAAGTCTCGGCATTTCTGGACAGGATGGCCGAAGCAGCCATCGCCATCGTGTGCCCCGCCGCCAGGACACCGGATCTTGTGGAGGCGCGCGCCGTTACGATGCGCTATCGCGGTCAGGGATACGAAATCACCGTGCCAGTGCCCGCGAAAGGGCTCAGTGAGGCAGACCGCGGCCCGATGCTCGAGATGTTCGAGGAGCGGTATCGGCAGGTATATGGCCGCACCGTTCCTGGCGCCGAGCCTGAGTTCATGACCTGGTCCGTCCGTATATCGGAGCCACCACCGGCAAGACGTTCCGTAGCGAGTAAAGCACCCGAATATATACCGACCGATATGGGCACGCGGGAAATATTCGATCCCACCCAGTTCCAGATGCAGACCTGCCAGCTCTATGACCGCAGTGAGCTCAAGCCCGGAGCAATCGTTCAGGGCCCAGCCATCATCGAAGAGCAGGAAACATCCACACTGATCCCGCCCAATATGCGGGCATCCGTACTGTCGACCGGCGCGATCCTTTGCGAGGAACTCGCGCCATCCTCCGAGCTGGAGAAAAAAGAGGACCTGATCGATGCATAG
- a CDS encoding PDR/VanB family oxidoreductase, which yields METRAELAFDTVTVEAQQLGQDIKHCVFRRLDGLPFPDAEPGAHIDLELPNGVIRQYSLICPATSPEYYSIAVKRDPRSRGGSAFIHDHLTAGTELRLRGPRNTFPLVEDAAHSILIAGGIGVTPIWSMLQCLARTGRSWEFHYSCRNRPSAIFLDEARALGPVNLHVDEEAGGAVLDLSAILAPPDELVHVYCCGPAPMLERFESLTASWPSEQVHLERFTPHQRPATGGGYRVVLARSGRSFHIPAGATILQVLRDAGIEVTYSCEEGICGSCETRVIGGQPDHRDSVLSAAERQQGDTIMICCSGCTGEELILDL from the coding sequence ATGGAAACGCGGGCCGAACTTGCCTTCGATACCGTCACGGTCGAGGCGCAGCAACTTGGCCAAGATATCAAGCATTGTGTCTTTCGCAGGCTGGACGGCCTACCTTTTCCCGACGCCGAGCCGGGGGCGCATATCGATCTTGAATTGCCGAACGGAGTAATTCGGCAATATTCTCTCATCTGTCCGGCAACTTCGCCCGAATACTACAGCATCGCCGTAAAGCGCGATCCCAGGAGCCGCGGTGGGTCGGCTTTCATCCACGATCATCTTACGGCCGGCACGGAGCTTCGGCTCCGTGGGCCACGCAACACCTTTCCTCTTGTCGAGGACGCGGCACACTCGATCCTGATTGCGGGCGGCATCGGCGTGACCCCGATTTGGAGCATGCTGCAATGCCTGGCCCGGACCGGCAGGTCGTGGGAGTTCCACTATTCCTGCAGAAACCGGCCCTCCGCCATCTTCCTCGATGAAGCGCGCGCTCTCGGCCCGGTGAACCTCCATGTTGACGAGGAGGCGGGCGGCGCGGTGCTGGATCTTTCAGCGATACTTGCCCCGCCGGACGAGCTTGTTCATGTCTATTGCTGTGGTCCAGCCCCGATGCTTGAGCGGTTCGAAAGCCTTACTGCCTCCTGGCCTTCCGAGCAGGTCCATCTCGAACGCTTCACACCACACCAGAGGCCGGCAACTGGTGGCGGCTATCGGGTCGTGTTGGCGCGAAGCGGGCGGTCTTTCCATATCCCAGCCGGCGCGACCATTCTTCAGGTGCTTCGGGATGCGGGAATAGAGGTTACCTATTCCTGTGAAGAAGGCATTTGCGGCTCATGCGAGACACGGGTGATCGGCGGCCAACCCGACCATAGAGATTCAGTTCTCTCGGCAGCAGAGCGCCAGCAAGGCGACACGATCATGATCTGCTGCTCGGGCTGCACGGGAGAAGAGCTCATCCTGGACCTATAG
- a CDS encoding IclR family transcriptional regulator, whose translation MARRKATRRTPDVSAPLERASKVLALVAKAPEGLRAVEIAERVELAQPTAYRLVQRLEKIGYLQCDEKTLTYTIGPALRQLARTIETSQPLKLVIDLAIQNLADDTGMTAYIATRIGTRLTLVLARPPKSAAGPSIIPGYHFPAHATAAGRALLAFQPAAAIDTFLKEATFERITPATITSPKKLLVELEKVRQQGFAIMRGELGNGMWAMAVPVPAERAPVFAVGVVTFESQVENSSKSIQKLAEAIRRLATDLSHVLADHPPPSN comes from the coding sequence ATGGCGAGACGAAAAGCGACGCGGCGCACGCCCGACGTATCGGCGCCGCTTGAGCGGGCCAGCAAGGTGCTCGCACTTGTCGCGAAGGCACCCGAAGGCTTGCGCGCTGTAGAAATTGCAGAACGGGTGGAATTGGCTCAACCCACCGCCTATCGGCTCGTGCAGCGGCTCGAGAAAATCGGTTATTTGCAGTGTGACGAAAAAACGCTCACCTACACCATCGGTCCAGCTCTGCGCCAGTTGGCCCGGACCATCGAGACGAGCCAGCCGCTGAAGCTGGTCATAGACTTGGCTATCCAGAACCTGGCAGATGATACGGGCATGACAGCCTATATTGCCACGCGCATCGGCACGAGGCTGACGCTCGTGTTGGCGCGTCCGCCGAAATCGGCAGCCGGCCCGTCGATCATTCCCGGCTATCATTTTCCTGCACACGCAACGGCCGCTGGCCGCGCGCTTTTGGCCTTTCAGCCGGCCGCTGCCATCGACACCTTCCTGAAAGAAGCGACGTTCGAGCGCATTACGCCCGCGACGATCACGTCACCCAAGAAGCTCTTGGTCGAGCTGGAAAAGGTTCGGCAGCAGGGATTTGCAATCATGCGGGGCGAGCTCGGCAACGGGATGTGGGCTATGGCGGTTCCCGTGCCGGCCGAGCGAGCGCCTGTCTTTGCCGTCGGCGTTGTGACCTTCGAATCCCAAGTCGAAAATAGCAGCAAGAGCATTCAGAAGTTAGCTGAGGCCATCCGAAGGCTCGCAACGGATCTCAGCCATGTGCTCGCCGATCATCCGCCGCCGTCTAACTGA
- a CDS encoding C4-dicarboxylate TRAP transporter substrate-binding protein codes for MMAAERTSGEARWSHPSCVMLHEAQPWRELGGYSTMKWHSKALLAGVMSLAMTQIASAVEFNMSIWFPDVHPLARYGYIEWAEAMKKAPNGELSPVVFTGSSLLAPKAHLSGLRDGITQVSFHAGSYTPAETPEDNVVAGLGLSMSEYFETAFAVTDFYINDPEMQAMFDRNGVVFGSAYATPPYRLICTSAVETPEDIRGKSIRVPTAVLAAWASSVGAVPVAIPSSETYTGLEKGQLDCTAASTNDLKTASLWDVAKHVTMVNLGSISTGWLHGFNKDFWKGLTKEQREIIFDTMADANVAAAIGYLETAESAEAAAAAHKVAIHEPSPELSASITKYAQTVARKAAIEDGENKFGLSDSEGLIKRFEATVAKWKKLLAGVDRRDRQALANLLKNEVYKKIDFERYGTE; via the coding sequence ATGATGGCAGCGGAGCGAACTTCCGGGGAGGCACGGTGGTCGCATCCTAGCTGCGTGATGCTCCACGAAGCACAGCCGTGGAGAGAACTGGGAGGGTATTCGACCATGAAGTGGCACTCGAAGGCATTGCTTGCCGGCGTTATGAGCTTGGCCATGACGCAGATCGCCAGCGCAGTTGAGTTCAACATGAGCATCTGGTTTCCGGATGTGCATCCTCTCGCCCGGTATGGGTATATCGAATGGGCCGAGGCGATGAAGAAGGCGCCAAATGGCGAGCTGTCCCCGGTCGTCTTCACGGGCAGCTCGCTGCTTGCGCCAAAAGCGCACCTCTCCGGCTTGAGGGATGGAATTACACAAGTCTCGTTTCATGCCGGCAGCTATACGCCTGCCGAAACGCCGGAGGACAATGTCGTCGCTGGTCTGGGCCTCAGCATGTCGGAATACTTCGAAACGGCCTTTGCGGTGACCGACTTCTATATCAATGATCCGGAAATGCAGGCCATGTTCGACCGAAATGGCGTGGTCTTCGGCTCCGCCTATGCAACACCGCCTTATCGGCTCATTTGCACCTCCGCCGTCGAGACGCCGGAAGACATTCGCGGCAAGTCCATCCGCGTGCCGACGGCCGTGCTCGCGGCATGGGCGTCCAGCGTCGGCGCAGTGCCGGTTGCCATTCCCTCGTCGGAAACATATACGGGCCTCGAGAAGGGGCAGCTCGACTGCACGGCGGCTTCGACCAACGACCTGAAGACGGCTTCGCTGTGGGACGTGGCGAAGCATGTGACGATGGTCAATCTCGGCAGCATCTCCACCGGATGGCTTCACGGATTCAATAAGGATTTCTGGAAGGGCTTAACCAAGGAACAACGGGAGATCATCTTCGATACCATGGCTGACGCCAATGTGGCCGCCGCTATCGGTTATCTGGAAACGGCCGAAAGCGCGGAGGCTGCCGCTGCGGCGCACAAGGTCGCGATCCACGAACCGTCACCGGAACTCTCAGCGTCCATCACCAAATATGCACAAACCGTCGCGCGCAAGGCCGCCATCGAGGATGGCGAGAATAAATTCGGACTGAGCGATTCCGAAGGCCTTATAAAGCGGTTCGAAGCCACAGTGGCCAAATGGAAGAAGTTGCTTGCCGGGGTTGACCGCCGAGATCGTCAAGCACTCGCCAATTTGCTTAAGAACGAGGTTTATAAGAAGATCGATTTCGAGCGTTATGGAACAGAGTAG
- a CDS encoding TRAP transporter large permease, translating to MDKLDIGMLAAGASLLLIALRVQIGVALGVVSFLGIAAILSWRAAWGMVTAVPFNVVGDWNLTAIPMFLLMGYIASSSGLTRGLFRAMRILLSRLPGGLAVASVGACALFSAASGSSVATSAAMARIATPQMLKYRYDPGLASGVIASAGTLGSLIPPSILMVLYGYFAEVSIAELFMAGFLPGLLSAILYSAMIIGRVMVDPSLAPQVQEHFSRDEKLEALKDIWPLPVLILAVLAGIFVGFFTPTEAGAVGAFLAILLSWWRGALRWSLFLDAIVKTLSGTASIFIVVIGTILLARLMALSGLPAAMAQTLLSFGSDPLLVIMMVWVLYLVLGCFLDSMGLMLLTLPIILPVARELDFNLVWFCIVLVKLLEIGMVTPPVGLNVYVMKASLGELVPLTKIFRGVTWFIITDLVTLVVIVLFPWISLFLPSLMAR from the coding sequence GTGGATAAGCTCGATATCGGGATGCTCGCAGCGGGTGCCAGCCTGCTACTCATCGCCCTACGTGTGCAGATCGGCGTCGCTCTCGGAGTCGTTTCGTTTCTGGGGATCGCGGCTATCCTCAGCTGGCGCGCTGCGTGGGGCATGGTGACAGCGGTGCCGTTCAATGTCGTCGGCGACTGGAATTTGACGGCGATCCCCATGTTTCTGCTGATGGGTTACATCGCCTCGTCAAGCGGTTTGACACGTGGCCTTTTCAGAGCCATGCGGATCCTTCTGTCCCGCTTGCCTGGCGGCCTGGCTGTTGCCAGTGTTGGCGCATGCGCGCTTTTCTCGGCCGCGTCTGGTTCAAGCGTGGCCACATCAGCCGCCATGGCCAGGATCGCCACGCCGCAAATGCTGAAATACCGGTACGATCCAGGTCTTGCAAGCGGGGTGATCGCTTCCGCGGGAACGCTCGGCTCCCTCATTCCCCCATCCATTCTTATGGTCCTCTATGGATACTTCGCGGAAGTCTCGATCGCGGAACTCTTTATGGCTGGCTTTCTGCCAGGCTTGCTTTCGGCCATACTTTACAGTGCCATGATCATTGGCCGGGTCATGGTCGATCCTTCTTTGGCCCCGCAGGTTCAAGAACACTTCTCGCGCGATGAAAAGCTGGAGGCGCTCAAAGACATCTGGCCGTTGCCGGTGCTGATCCTCGCGGTCTTGGCCGGCATTTTCGTAGGCTTCTTCACCCCGACCGAAGCGGGCGCGGTAGGTGCATTTCTCGCGATCCTGCTTTCCTGGTGGCGAGGCGCCCTGCGCTGGTCCTTATTCCTCGATGCCATCGTCAAAACCTTGTCGGGAACAGCAAGCATTTTCATCGTGGTGATCGGCACGATCCTTTTGGCACGGCTGATGGCGCTCTCCGGACTGCCCGCGGCGATGGCGCAAACATTGTTGAGCTTCGGCTCGGATCCGCTGCTCGTCATAATGATGGTGTGGGTGCTTTACCTGGTGCTTGGATGCTTTCTCGACTCGATGGGATTGATGCTGCTAACGCTGCCGATCATCCTTCCTGTCGCGCGCGAGCTCGATTTCAATCTCGTCTGGTTCTGCATTGTTCTCGTCAAGCTTCTCGAAATCGGAATGGTCACGCCCCCCGTTGGATTGAACGTCTACGTGATGAAAGCCTCTCTGGGGGAGCTCGTGCCACTCACCAAGATCTTCCGAGGGGTTACATGGTTCATCATAACCGATCTCGTGACCCTCGTCGTGATCGTCCTCTTTCCCTGGATTTCGCTTTTTCTGCCCAGCCTGATGGCGCGATAG
- a CDS encoding TRAP transporter small permease: MAGISLILMMLQVVADVLLINLGYGRIEGSLEIVSIYYMVAVVFLPLALVELRHEHISVDLVVQLLPKPLQRAVYIFACILSAIFFGVLGWQTLLDAVNSYRINELMMGAIYVTIWPARFLLPVGFFTLVLVMLAHAVRAVLEPAFQPVPDTPPPVD; this comes from the coding sequence TTGGCCGGCATCAGCCTCATCCTCATGATGTTGCAAGTGGTCGCGGACGTCCTGTTGATCAATCTGGGCTACGGACGGATCGAGGGCAGCCTGGAGATTGTCTCCATCTACTACATGGTCGCCGTGGTCTTCTTGCCACTGGCTCTGGTCGAGCTGCGCCACGAGCACATCAGCGTCGACCTGGTCGTGCAACTCCTGCCGAAGCCGCTACAGCGAGCGGTCTATATTTTTGCCTGCATCCTGTCGGCAATCTTCTTCGGCGTCCTCGGCTGGCAAACCTTGCTCGATGCGGTCAATTCCTATCGCATCAACGAATTGATGATGGGGGCAATCTATGTGACGATTTGGCCTGCTCGTTTCCTACTGCCGGTCGGCTTCTTCACACTGGTCCTGGTGATGCTCGCCCATGCTGTCCGCGCTGTTCTGGAACCCGCATTCCAGCCAGTACCGGACACCCCTCCGCCGGTCGATTGA
- a CDS encoding xanthine dehydrogenase family protein molybdopterin-binding subunit: MFATHPEEGAWPDDARLLTGGSRFTEDLESEDSLHAIFVRSPVAHARIRSVSLEAALATPGVVGVFTGADLQRDRVGNIPIVAPLVSVDGRRCIEPPRPPLAVDKVRHVGEAVAIVVASSLDAARNGSSAVYVDFEEEPAIVDAETAIRDDAPVLWPEAPGNICFTWEKGDEAAVSAAFARASHVVKLKAACNRVSPSPLETRAVIGFYEPSLDRVTIHTPSQGVHLIHDLLCNRVLNLPPEKLRVITQDVGGGFGLKYYLYPEHAVIAWVTRTLERSVRWIGSRSEAFLSDTQARDQVATCELALDAQGDFLALRMESDANLGAYLSNFAAVIPSEGAAKVASGPYRIPAMFMRVRGVFTNTVPVDAYRGAGKPEMAYFLERLVDVAALETGHDPIALRERNLIPSACMPYITPLGTRYDSGDFPSLMRLVLTCSNHQQFEERRAASRARGQLRGFGLACYVHITGGFARGKTRVEVDPNGSILIFTGTQSNGHRHEISFARIAADALGMDPYKFRLHQGDTATIPAGGGTGGSSSTIIAGNSITLASEDLVERGRLMAANVLEACLLDIAYERGAFRVAGTDREVSLFELARLMANGEMLPAECAGPLVGEADFRDNIASCPSGVVAAEVEIDRETGCVSVVNLAAVQDAGRVIDQALIDGQIHGGITQALGQALLEEIVYDRQTAQLLSTSYMTYVMPRAVDVPCIGTHTIAIPSTNNRLGIKGVGEIATIGGSPAILNAVIDALSGFGVRHLDMPATPERIWRAISASKMSQPSVS; encoded by the coding sequence ATGTTTGCGACGCACCCGGAAGAAGGTGCTTGGCCGGACGATGCTCGGCTACTGACCGGGGGCAGTCGCTTCACTGAAGACCTCGAGTCCGAGGACTCGCTGCACGCCATCTTTGTCAGATCGCCCGTTGCGCACGCGAGGATCCGATCCGTCTCACTGGAGGCAGCCCTCGCCACGCCCGGCGTTGTCGGCGTCTTTACTGGCGCCGACTTGCAACGTGACAGGGTCGGCAACATTCCAATCGTCGCTCCTCTCGTCTCAGTCGACGGACGCAGGTGTATCGAACCGCCGCGCCCGCCTCTCGCCGTCGACAAAGTTCGTCACGTCGGGGAGGCCGTTGCGATCGTGGTGGCGAGCTCACTCGATGCGGCTCGCAACGGCTCCTCAGCGGTATATGTTGATTTCGAGGAAGAGCCGGCGATCGTCGACGCGGAAACGGCCATTCGAGACGACGCCCCCGTCCTCTGGCCCGAAGCGCCCGGAAATATTTGCTTTACATGGGAAAAGGGCGACGAGGCCGCCGTAAGCGCCGCTTTTGCCAGAGCATCCCATGTCGTCAAGCTGAAGGCAGCATGCAATCGCGTAAGCCCCAGTCCTTTGGAAACGAGGGCCGTTATTGGATTCTACGAGCCATCGCTCGATCGGGTCACCATCCACACCCCAAGCCAAGGCGTTCATCTCATTCATGACTTGTTGTGTAACAGGGTTCTGAATCTGCCGCCGGAGAAGCTGCGAGTCATCACACAGGACGTCGGCGGAGGCTTTGGCCTGAAATATTACCTCTACCCAGAGCACGCCGTGATCGCATGGGTCACGCGCACGCTCGAGCGTTCTGTGCGTTGGATAGGTAGCCGATCGGAAGCGTTCCTGAGCGACACGCAAGCCCGTGATCAAGTCGCCACGTGCGAACTCGCGCTCGACGCGCAGGGTGATTTTCTGGCGCTCCGTATGGAAAGCGACGCCAATCTCGGGGCGTATCTTTCCAACTTTGCGGCCGTCATTCCATCAGAAGGCGCAGCCAAGGTCGCGTCGGGCCCTTATCGCATTCCCGCCATGTTCATGCGGGTGCGAGGTGTCTTTACCAACACAGTTCCGGTCGACGCCTACCGAGGAGCTGGCAAGCCGGAAATGGCTTATTTCCTCGAACGCCTTGTTGACGTGGCGGCCTTGGAAACGGGGCACGACCCAATTGCGCTGCGTGAGCGCAACCTGATCCCTTCCGCCTGCATGCCCTATATCACGCCGCTTGGCACACGTTACGACAGCGGTGATTTTCCTTCGTTGATGAGGCTTGTGCTTACCTGTTCGAACCACCAGCAGTTCGAGGAGAGGCGCGCAGCGTCTCGCGCACGTGGTCAGCTGCGGGGCTTCGGCCTTGCCTGCTACGTTCACATTACCGGCGGTTTCGCCCGTGGGAAGACACGAGTCGAAGTCGATCCGAATGGCTCGATCCTGATATTTACAGGCACGCAGTCCAACGGGCACCGCCACGAGATTTCGTTCGCCCGAATAGCGGCGGATGCGTTGGGTATGGATCCCTACAAGTTCCGCCTCCACCAGGGCGACACGGCGACAATTCCAGCAGGGGGAGGGACGGGCGGATCTTCCTCGACCATAATCGCGGGAAACAGCATCACTCTTGCAAGCGAGGATCTCGTGGAAAGAGGGCGGCTGATGGCCGCTAACGTCCTTGAAGCGTGCCTACTGGACATTGCCTATGAGCGGGGCGCCTTTCGCGTAGCAGGGACCGACCGGGAAGTATCACTCTTCGAGCTGGCTCGATTGATGGCCAATGGTGAAATGCTGCCGGCCGAATGTGCCGGCCCTTTGGTCGGCGAAGCTGATTTTCGCGATAATATTGCCTCCTGCCCCAGTGGCGTCGTTGCAGCGGAAGTCGAAATCGACCGTGAGACCGGCTGTGTGTCGGTGGTGAATCTCGCCGCCGTGCAGGATGCTGGCCGGGTGATCGACCAAGCACTTATCGATGGCCAGATCCACGGCGGCATCACACAGGCGCTCGGCCAGGCCTTGCTCGAGGAGATCGTTTATGACAGGCAGACGGCTCAGCTGCTGAGCACAAGCTACATGACGTATGTCATGCCACGAGCCGTGGACGTCCCTTGCATTGGCACACATACGATTGCGATACCTTCCACCAACAATCGACTGGGCATCAAGGGGGTGGGCGAGATTGCAACAATCGGTGGAAGCCCAGCTATACTGAACGCCGTCATCGACGCTTTATCCGGCTTCGGTGTTCGACACTTGGACATGCCAGCAACACCCGAGCGCATCTGGCGAGCGATATCCGCATCCAAAATGAGCCAGCCGTCGGTCAGCTAA
- a CDS encoding thioesterase family protein — protein sequence MPVTLSSERPLADPRLPQHRLRVLPEWIDGNKHMNACYYLAIIKDPAMAVHDEWDYGTAFRARTNQSNFVLESQVVHLRELLLDDPILVATRITDLDDKRMHLLFEIYNDEKRYLAALAQYLVIHVNMGPPPKVAPIPPDLHQRLSAIRALHAQVPLPPGAERLQRLGSPRLGAFHRKGAAR from the coding sequence GTGCCGGTCACGCTCAGCTCTGAAAGGCCTCTTGCCGATCCGCGCCTGCCGCAGCACCGGCTGCGGGTGCTGCCGGAGTGGATCGACGGCAACAAGCACATGAACGCGTGCTACTATCTGGCGATCATCAAGGATCCCGCCATGGCGGTCCATGATGAGTGGGACTACGGCACCGCTTTCCGCGCGCGCACCAACCAATCGAACTTCGTACTAGAGTCGCAGGTGGTGCATCTCCGCGAGCTACTGCTCGACGACCCTATCCTGGTCGCCACGCGCATCACAGATCTCGACGACAAGCGCATGCACCTCCTGTTCGAGATCTACAACGACGAGAAGCGCTACCTTGCCGCCCTCGCCCAATATCTGGTGATCCATGTGAACATGGGACCACCACCCAAGGTCGCGCCGATCCCTCCTGATCTGCACCAGCGCCTGTCCGCCATCCGCGCCTTGCATGCCCAGGTGCCGCTGCCGCCCGGCGCCGAGCGCTTGCAGCGCCTGGGGTCTCCTCGCCTCGGCGCGTTCCACCGCAAAGGAGCGGCACGATGA
- a CDS encoding enoyl-CoA hydratase encodes MSLKMIAVETIGPVRRISHNRPEARNAESRQLLQELDEAVAEAVVDDGVRVIIIAGKGDHFSAGHDLKEAQRERADFTVEQRWAFEKTYYYDYCLRIFNAPKPVIAQVQGACVAGAFMVANMCDIVMASEDAFFSDPVAHTLGAAAVEVLVHPWVLGHRKARELLYTGGRLTAAEAERAGMVNHVVPRDELEQRTLALANRIAEAPPFTLRLLKKSLNRSLEAQGFAIALAAHFDTHQLSHVSEAFKAVRGKGLSTAIQKRGNDL; translated from the coding sequence ATGAGCTTGAAGATGATCGCCGTGGAGACGATCGGCCCCGTGCGTCGCATCAGCCACAATCGTCCGGAAGCCCGCAATGCGGAAAGCCGGCAGCTACTCCAGGAGCTCGATGAAGCCGTCGCGGAGGCAGTTGTCGATGACGGGGTAAGGGTGATCATCATCGCCGGCAAGGGCGATCATTTCTCCGCTGGGCACGACCTCAAGGAAGCGCAAAGAGAACGGGCGGATTTCACCGTGGAGCAGCGCTGGGCCTTCGAGAAGACCTACTACTACGACTACTGCCTGCGGATTTTCAACGCGCCCAAGCCGGTAATTGCTCAGGTGCAGGGGGCCTGCGTGGCCGGTGCCTTCATGGTCGCCAACATGTGCGATATCGTCATGGCCTCGGAGGACGCGTTCTTTTCCGATCCGGTGGCGCATACACTCGGCGCCGCGGCGGTGGAGGTGCTGGTGCATCCCTGGGTGCTAGGCCACAGGAAAGCACGGGAGCTGCTCTATACCGGCGGCCGTTTGACCGCGGCGGAGGCCGAAAGGGCGGGCATGGTGAACCATGTGGTGCCGCGGGACGAGCTGGAGCAGCGGACCCTGGCGCTGGCCAACCGTATTGCCGAAGCACCACCCTTCACCTTGCGTCTCCTGAAGAAGTCGCTCAACCGCTCGCTGGAAGCGCAGGGATTTGCCATTGCGCTGGCCGCCCATTTCGACACGCATCAGCTGTCGCACGTCTCCGAAGCGTTCAAGGCCGTGCGCGGCAAGGGCTTGAGTACTGCAATTCAAAAGCGCGGCAACGATTTATAG